DNA sequence from the Candidatus Methylomirabilota bacterium genome:
CCGCCTGCGAGCGAAAGATCTACGCTTTGGGGCGCGGGAAGACGAAACGTTGCTCCGCTGCGTCTTTGGGCCAGACCACCTTGGGCTTCTGGCCCAGGATCTGGAGCATGGCCGTGCTGGCATTCGGGTTGTCGCCCGTCTCGTTGAAGACCACGGGCCCCGTCGACACGGTCACCCCGCCGCCGAAGCTGGTCTTCTTGATGGCGGCCACCACGGCGTCGGGATCGGTGGTGGCCGCGCGCTCGAGAACATCCGCGATCACGAGCACGCCCTCGTACGAATAGGCGGCGCTGGCGTCGAAGTTCCGCCCCCCGGACCGTTTCAGGTACTCGGGGGCGATCCGCTGGGTGGCGGGGAGCCGGTAGTTCGCGTACACCGTGCAGTCCATGACGTACTCGATCCGCTCCTTGAGCTGCTGGATCTGCCTCGTCTCGTACAAGCCGGGCGCGCCCGGGCTGATGATGCCCATCACGTCCACCCTCTGCTTGGCGAGCTCATCGAGCAGCAGGATGGCCGTGGCCGGACGCGTCACCGGCGCGATGATGTCGGGCTTGGTCGCCCGGGCTCGCGAGACCTCCGTGGCGAGGTCGACGGCGTTTTCCGGGTACGGGATCACGTCGACGATGTCGAACCCCGGGCTGGCGGCCTTGTGCGCCACCTGGAAGCTCTCCGTCTGCGTCTTGCCGAAGAGGTCATTGGAGTACAGGACCACCACGCGCTTGGGGCTGACGCCCGCCTCGCGGAAGATCTCCGTCATGTAGCGGACGGCATTGCGCCCGAAGATGACGCTGCCCGGGAAGATGCGGTACACGTACTGCAGCTTCTGCTGGCCCTCCCGCACGGACTTGGCGATATTGGCGGTGGGCGCGTCGGCGGCCGTGATGTCGATCACGTAGGGCACCCGCCGTTGCTGCGCCAGGGCGGCGATCGAGGCGACGTGCGCGGAGTGAAACCCGCCCGTCAAGAGCTGGGCGCCGGCGTTGATGAGCCGCTCCGCTTCCGAGCGGGCGACATCGGGCTTGGTCTCGCTGTCCGCGTGCAGCAGCTCGAGACGGGCGCCTCCCATCGACTTGATCCCGCCCGCGGCATTGATGGCCTCCGCGGCCATCTGCGCGCCGAGCTTGGAGTCCTGCCCCACCTCGGCCATGGGGCCCGAGACCGGGCTGACCATGCCGACCTTGATCGTCCGCGGCTGGGCGCGGAGCAGAGTCGGGAAAGCGGTGACGCCGACGGAGGACACCGTGGCCCCGCGAAGAAATGCGCGCCGGCTCACCCGCGGTGCGGCCATCACGTCGCTCCTGGAGTCGCTCGGGCTCCTACGCTTTGCGCGTATCTCAGGCCCGGCTGGCCGCTGACGGGGCTGCCTCGCCGAAGACGGGATTGTCCGTCCGGTCCACGAGCGACTCGGCTCCCTCCGTGGGAAGCTGCTCCGAGTAGTTCTGGGCGGCGTCGATGTCCTTCTCCCACACTTCGCGCGGCAGCTCGTACAGCACTTCGATGCCGTGCCCGTCCGGATCGGAGATGTACACGCTGTGGGTCATGCCGTGGTTGGTGCGCCGGTGAAACGGCACTCCCTTGCTCTGGAGGAACGCGACCTGCTTGAGCCAGGACTCGCGGTCCGGCCAGGCAATGGCCACGTGGTTGATCCCGGTCCGGCCGGGCATGAGGTCCCACTTCTCGCGGTCCCCGCCGTTGGCCTCGGGCTCCTGGACTTCGGCCAGGGCGAGGTCGTGATGCGTCACGTGCCCTTGCGCGTCGAGGCCGCTGTAGAAGCGCATCTTCGGCCGCTTGCGTCCCGGGATGGGCTTGAGCTCGGCCACGCACCGGAAGCCGATGATCTCGGTCCAGAACCGATGCGAGGCTTCCAGGTTCCGCACGTTGAGGACGAGGTGATTGATGCCGCGCGGCGCTTGGGCCTGCCCTGAGGCTGCTGACGTGTCTTCCTTGGACATTGGTGTCCCTCCGTTACTCGACTGCTCCATGGCAACTCCGCCTCGCCGTCTGCATCCGCGCGGCTGAAGCAGCCATCAGTCTAACCCGATTCGCTCCCGTCCGGCTCACTTCATGGGTGATGCGGGGGCCGGGTTCAGGATGACCGAGCGCATCTCGATGAGGAGCGGCGCAGACTTGCCGAGGAAGGTCTGCCACTCGGGATCCTGCATCACCTGCCCGCGCACGGAGGCCCGATGGTTCAGGTCGCGATACGCCCACATGTGCACGACCTCGTTGAGCTGCCCCGCTTCCGTCTGCCAGACGCCCACGTTCGTGGAGTATTTCTCCCGTACCGGCATGATGGCCTTGAAGTGGCCCAGCCACTCCCCCGCCTTCCCGACGTGCGCGCGATACCAGCGGAGCTCGTAGAGATGGCCGGGCTCCACGGGCGGCTTGAAGGGAAGCTGCACGGACAGGATCTTGTTCTCCTGGGCCTGAATCATCGGGCGGATCTGCGGGACATAGCTCTTGGTCCACTCCTCGTTCTTGGCCAGCTCACCCCGCAGCCGGTCCCGCTCGTCGAGGCTCGGATAGTTCCAGAGATGGACGAACTGGTTGAGGAGACCGAACTCGCTCGTCCACGAGCCCTCGAGCTTCCCGTACTTGTCGCCCCGGACCTTCCGACCGACCTGTTCGTTCAGCTTCAGGTACTCACCCTGCTTACCGGGCATCAGCGTGTAGGTGCGCAACTCGTGGATCATGGTCTACTCCTTTCGTCTGGCTATCGGTTCCGCTGCGAAGACGCAACCTGCGCCCAACCTCGGGTAAGTCTAGGCCAAGTTCGACCCGAGTGCGAGACCCAGGAGAGTCTTGACGGAGGGCTATCGCCTCCGTACTCTGGCGGGCACTTGCTCCGGCCGGCCGCGCGGTCGGCGGCGGAGCCGCCACCTTCTCACCACGGAGGCTCACATGTGCGTCGATGATGACTCCTATCCTCCAATTCACCCGATCGCCGGCGGCTCGGCCGGCTCCCGCGATTTTCGCCTCGCCTCTGCCGACGGCACGCGCTTCATGGCCCACGCGGCTCGCGCGAGCGCGCCCACGGGCGCCGGGATGGTCGTCATCCCGGACGTGCGCGGACTCCACCCGTACTACAAGGAGCTCGCCGACCGCTTTGCCGAGGTGGGAATAGACTCGGTGGCCATCGATTTCTTCGCCCGCACTGCGCCCTCCGACGATCGCAGCGAGAGCTTCGACTTCATGGCCCAGGTCCCTCTCACCAAGCCCGAGACCCTGCAGGCGGACATCGCGGCCGCGGCCGCGTACTTGCGCGGCACGGAAGGCGGTGGGGTGCGGTCGCTCTTCTCCGTGGGCTTCTGCTTCGGCGGGGCGCTCTCCTATCTCCAGGCGGCCAGCGGGCTCGGGTATGCCGGGGTGATCGGGTTCTACGGCTGGCCCCTCGGATTGAAGCGGTGGCCCGACCGGCCGAAGCCCATCGATGCGGTGAGCCGCTATACCTGCCCGGTGCTGTCGCTCTTCGGCGGGGCGGACGAAGGCATTCCGCAGAGCGACGTCGATCAGTTCGACGCGGCCTGCCGCAAGGCGGGGGTCAAGCACGATCTCACGGTCTATCCCGGCGCGCCCCACAGCTTCTTCGACCGCAAGTACGCGGAGTTCGCGGAGGCTTCGGCCGATGCGTGGCGACGCAGCCAGGAGTTCGTACGGCAGTACACCAAAGGGTGAGTCGAAACAGCTACCTGGTGGCCACCACCTGACAGGCTGCTTGAGTCACGCGGTCGATCGCCTCTGTCCTGCTCTTGGGAGAGGGCATGGCGGGCGGCTGGGCGTAAAGCGGTCTGCCGAAGTCCGCCTTGACCGCCCAGCTGACGTTCTGAGGCAGGATACTCGGCTCTCTGAGTAGCGGAATGATGGCGGTGATCGAGCTGACCACCCCGACCACCGATCCATCGCCGGTGACCACAGGTCCACCCGAATGGCCAGGCTGGACCGGCACGGTCATCCGGAGGAAGGCCGTCTCCGCATCGGGTCCGGACACGGCGCTCACGGATCCATCCGCGAGCTTCGAGGCGGCATTGGCCGCCCCCTCGGCGGGGAAGCCCACCGTGAAGATGGGATCGCCCGGCTCCACCGACCGCGCCTCCCGCACATTGAGGTACGCGGGAGCGGCCAGAGAGGTCTTGAGGACGGCGAGATCCTGGCCGCGCGCACTATTGCTGATCGTGGCCGACGTCGGCTCGCGGCCGGGACACCTCACGACGATGGAGCGCGCGCCTTCCACGATGTGCAAGGCGGTGAGAAGCACGCCGTCCGGTCGCACGAAGAATGCGGTGCCCTGGCTGGAGGCCGCCGTGGGCACCAGCTGAGGCGCAGGCGCGGGACGAGGGGGAGGTGGCGGCTGAGTGGCCACCGGTGTCGGCGGCGAGGACGGAACCGGCCGGGGCGCGGTCGGCGTCGGCGGAGTCACGGGCGGTGGCGGGGTGACCGGTCTCGGCTGAGCCACGGGCGCCGGCGGAGCAGCGGGCGCCGGCGGAGCGAAAGGCGTGGGCTGGCCGAATGGTATCGGCTGAGCGGCCACAGGTCCGGGCTGGGGGTTGGCGAGCTCGGCTACGACGCGGGCGGGGGCACCTCGGAGCTGGTCCTCGAGATTCTCCGCATGCTCCCGGTAGCCCTCGCGGCGGAGGACGGCGACGCCCGCGAGGACCGATTCCTTGATCTCGTCGAGCCCGCCCGGCTCATAGCTCTTCTCTCGAAGGCGAAACACCTGCCATTCGTAGAGATCTCTCGCCATGTCGAGGTTGAATCGCTCGCCTCGCAGCAAGGTCCGGTAAAACCCGCACCGGCCACGGAACTCCAGGGCGAGGGCCTCGAAGAAACCCACGGAGTGGATGTAGTCGAGGGCGGCCGCTTGACACCTGTCCCAGTCCCCCGCCGCGGCTGCTTCTTGAATGCGTCGAGCGGAGAGCCACACCTCGGGATTGACCACGCAGGGCAGGGTCAGGGTGATCTGTCGACCGCCTCGCGCCACCACCACCTTGTGCGGCACCACTGGGCCGGCGGCGGAGGGGGGAAGAGGTCGACCGTCCAGACTCGCGACGGGAATCTCCTCCGCGCTGATGATCCGGTCGCCGCGGCGAAGCCCCGCCCGCTCAACCCACTCCGAGGTGGCGAGGACCGTGAGCTGCTGGCCGCTCAGGTACCCGACTTCACACTTGGGAGGCCGCGGCTTCTCTCGCAGAAAATCGATGAGGCCCTGGCGCGCCTGCGCCTTGAACGTGTCCGCTTCCTGGCGTTGCCGGGCCAGGGTCGCGGACGACGTCGATTCAGATGCGGGAGGAGTGTTGCCGTGGGAGGCGCACCCCAGGAGGGTGGCGGCGACCCCGCCGACAATGCACATCCAATGCAGGCAGCGCTTGAACACTCGGGCCTCTCGTACGGGAGCAGGTTGGGTCGGGTAGAGCGAGGGCTCCCGTAAATGGGGACGTCATCATAGCAGACTCCGCCCCCCCGCGGCCCGTTGTCCCCCGGACCCCATTCCGACACCTAGCGAGTGCTTCATGGGGCCCGGGAGCAACGGTAAGAGAAACCCGGTAGTTTCGTCGTACCGGGGCTCCCGGTCAGACCCGATGGGGCCTTCCGCCGATGAATCGATAGAGGGCGAGCAGAACCATCGCCCCGATGACCGCCATGACGAAGCCCACGGAGTCGCCTTCTCCATAGAGCCCCATGGTGCGCCCGAGAAATCCGCCGATCAGGGCCCCGACGATCCCCAGAACGACGGTGAAAATGAAGCCCCGAGGATCTCTGCCCGGCATCAGGAACTTGGCCACGATTCCCACGATCAACCCGAATACGATCCACATCAGCACGCTCATGATCCACCTCCCTCGCTGGTCTGGCAAAGCTACCCGTCTTCGACGACCTGATCACGCAGCAATTGCCATGCCGCGCGCGACAGGGTGGGCACGCGCCTTGCTTGCGCAATCGACGACAGCTCATCAGCTCACTCGCTCACTCATGGCGGCGCGAGCACATGTCTCGCGCCAGGAGGACACGATGCGGACCCAGAAGATGACCCGTCAGAGCACACGACAGAGCGCACGACGCACCGCGGAGAAGGACGCGATCGCCTTGCTCAAGGAGGATCACGAGAAGGTCCGCGAGCTGCTCGGCGAGCTCGAAAAGACCACCACCAAGGCCACCAGTCGGCGGGAGACCCTGCTCAAGTCGATCGAACAGGAGCTCAAGATCCACACCAAGATCGAAGAGGAGATCTTCTATCCCGCCTTCCGCGACGCGGCCGAGAAGCAGGACGACAAGAAGCTGTACTACGAGGCCCTCGAGGAGCACCACGTCGTCGACATGGTGCTGCCGGAGATCAAGAAGCTCGACGCCGGGTCCGACGAGTTCGCCGCCAAGGCCAAGGTCTTGAAGGACCTCGTCGAGCACCACGCCGAGGAGGAGGAGACGGAGATGTTCCCGCGGGCGCGCAAGCTCATGGACCGCGAGGAGCTCGTCCAGCTGGGTCAACGGCTCGCCCAGGCCAAGGAGTCGATGAACGGAAACATCCTGACCAGGCTGACCGAGATGGTGCGGACCTAGTCTGGACTATTCGCGAGATAACACCACCCTGGTCTACTCAGCCCTCGCCTCAGGGCTGCGCCCTTCAGCTCGAAGTGCGGCCCTCTCCCTCTCCGAGGAAGAGGGATTCATTTTCATCCCTCGCCCCCGAAGGGGGAGAGGGCAGGGTGAGAGGGAGGCGAGGATGCGGTAGACATTCTCGTGAATAGTTCGCGCTAGGCCGCTGACGCGGGCACCGCGCATCGCGCCCAGGGGGCGTCGAGCGCGGTGCCCTGGTCCGGGAGGCGCTTGACTTTTCTCCGCCCTCCCCCGAAAGTGTGGGGACCGCTCGAGCAGCATGATTTCACACACGTGCTCGGCGGCGGAGCGCCATGACGATCGTCGTAAGCGCCAGGAACGGGGCACGCGAGTTCGAGTGCGACCCCGGAGAAAAGATCCTCCACGCCGGCCTTCGGAGTGGTCTCGAGCTGCCCTACGAGTGTGCCACGGGCACGTGCGGCACCTGCAAGGCTTGGCTCGTCAGTGGACGCGCCGAGAGCGAGTGGCCGGACGCCCCCGGCCGCCGCTATCTGAAGAGCGAGGGCGAGCTCCTCATGTGTCAGTGCGTGGCCCAGGGGGATTGCGCACTCGACGTCGGTATCCCCTTGAAGGAGCGCGAGACGGGCACCCCCGCCCCGCGCGCGCTCGGGGGAACCGTGCGCCGTCTGCGCCGGCTCACCCACGACGTCGCGGCCTTCGACATCGATCTCGAGGGTGCCCTCGACTTCGAGGCGGGGCAGTTCGCCCTCCTCACCGTGCCGGGAATCACCGGGGCGCGCGCCTATTCGATGGTCAACTTCGACCCTCTCGCCGAGCGCCTGTCGTTCGTGGTCAAGAAGAAGCCGGGGGGCGCGGTCAGCGAGTGGCTCTTCCGCGACGGCGTCGAGGGCACGCGCCTCGGCCTCTTCGCCCCCCTCGGGCACGCGACCTTCCACCCTGCCCTGCGCAAGCACGTGCTCTGCATCGCGGGGGGAAGCGGCATCGCCGGCATGATGTCGATTCTCTCCCTGGCCTGTCAGGGCGGGCACTTCGGCGACTGGGATGGTCATGTCTTCTTCGGCGTCCGCACGGCGCGCGACGGATTCTTCCTCGACGAGCTGGAAGCCTTTCGGGCGCGGTTCCCGGATCGGCTCGCGGTGACCGTCGCCCTCTCCGACGAGGAGGTTCCCGACTCGCTGGCCGCCGCCTATCCGAGATTCGTCTTCGCGCGGGGCTTCGTGCACGCGGTGGCCGGCGAGAGGATGAAAACCCGCTTCGCCGACATTCGAGCCTACGTGGCGGGGCCACCCCCGATGGTCGACGCGAGTCTGCGCCTGCTCCTGCGCGAGGCGCGGCTGGCGCCCTCCGATATCCGGTACGATAAGTTCAGCTGACGGCACGCGGCCCTCAGCGGCACTACACCACAGTCAACCAAAGGAGCGGCAATGGGCCAGTACGAGTGTCACGTGTTCGTGTGCACGAGCGGGGAGACGTGCCCCACCCAGGCCGATACCGAGCGTTTCGTGAAGGTCCTGCGGGACGGGGCTCGTCAGGCGGGTAAGCAGAGCGCCGTGCGCATCAACAAGGCCGGCTGCTTCTCGCAGTGCGGCCACGGCCCCATGATCGTGATCTATCCCGATGACGTCTGGTATGGCGGGGTCCAGGAGTCCGATCTCGAGGAGATCCTCACCTCGCACATCCTGGGCGGACGACCCGTGGAGCGGCTTCGCTACAATCCGGGCGTCGCGGGGGCCAACAAGATGAGCGACGACGACATCAAGCGCGCGGCGGAAAGCCGGGCGCCCCAGCCGGAGGTGCCCACCCAGCCCGCGACCTGGAAGCGCGTGTGTGGACGCGCCGATGTCCCCGCCAACGGCATGAAGCAGTTCTCGGTGGACGGTGTCGATGTTCTCATGGTGAACACCGGCGATGCCTTCGTCGCCTGCCAGGCCATCTGCCCTCACGAAGCCGTCCCCCTCGAGCAGGGCATCCACGACGGCTCCACCCTGACCTGCATGGAGCACATGTGGCAGTTCGATCTCAAGACGGGGGCGCCCCTGGGCGACGCGCAGGAGGGGCTCAAGGGCTATCGGCTCAAAGAGGAGCAGGGCGACCTGTACATCGCGCTCGAAGGCTGAGGCTCGCCCTCGGCGAGGAGTGATCAGGAGCCGACGGGAGGGCGAGACATGGCGCTTCGGGTGCGGCGGGTCATCACGGGTCATGACAAGAACGGGCGAGCGATCGTCAAGATCGACGAGCTCTCGGAGAATCTCTTCACGGGCCGGCCGGGAGCGACGGCCTGTAACGTGTGGACCACGGAAGGCTTTCCCGTCAACAACGACGGCGAGGCCGACGAGAGCTTGCGCAAGGTCGGCACCACGCTGAAGCGCGGCACGATCTTCCGCATCATCGAGTTCGCGCCCGGTCTCGCCGCGCGCAACCACCGGACGGACTCCATTGACTACATCGTCGTCATCTCCGGCGAGATCGACATGGAGCTGGACGACTCTCTCGTCCATCTGCAGGCCGGGGACGTCATGGTGCAGCGGGGCACCATCCACAACTGGGTCAATCGCGGTACCGCGCCCTGCGTGCTCGCCGTCGTCCTCATCGACGCCAAATCCGTCGAGGCGGGCGGGAAAGTCTTGCCCGCCGTCGGCTAGGCGTCGACCTATCGGTGGGCCGGTTCATGGCCGGAAATGGGGCGCCGCCCATGGCGGTGCGCACGAGGGGGAGCGGGCCCGACGTCGTGCTCTTTCACGGCGGGATGGGGTGCTGGCAGCACTGGATCCGAAACATCGAGCCCCTGGCCACCCGGTTCACCGTGCATGCCCTGGATCACCCGTCGTACGGCGCCTCGGCCTCGGTGCCGCGAGAGACGACGGGGAAAGAGTACCTGGATCTCGTCCACCGTCTCCTCGCGGAGATGTTCCCCGGGGATGCGCCGCTGCGCTTTGCCGGGTTCTCTTTCGGCGGGGTCATCGCGGCCAACCTGGCGCGCCGTCTTGGATCTCGGGTGACCCACCTGTGCCTCGTCTCTCCCGCCGGATTTCCGCCGCGCACCTTCGCCGAGCGGCCCACCCGCAGCTACCGGGAGGCGGGAGACGATGACCGGCTCTTCCGGGAGATTTGCCGCCACAACCTCCTCGTCAACATGCTGAGCGACCCGGCGAGCGTGACCGAGGACACCGTCGACATCCAGGCGTATTGCGTCCGCCACACCCGCTTCAATAGCCGAAAGGTCAGTGGGGGCGGAACCCTCCTCGACGATCTCGCCCGCCTCGAGGGTCGCCTTCGCGTGCTGTGGGGGGTGGGGGACGATTCAGCTTTTCGTCCCGCCGATGTCCTGATCGGGCAGATCCGCGAAGTGGTCGGGAACCTCGATCTCCATCGTATCCCCCGGGCCGGCCACTGGTCGGCCTATGAGAACGCCGGCGAGGTCAACCGGCTGATGCTCGAGTTCTTCACCCGATGAAAGGAGAACGGAGATGAGAGTGGTGGCGCGAAAGCTCACGCTGGACGAGGACGGCATCCCCGGCTACGTGGCGCATCCGGAAGGGAGCGGGCCTCGGCCCGGGGTGATGATGGTGCACCACGCCCATGGCGTCACCGCGGACTACAAGATCGACGCGTACCGGCTGGCCGCCCTCGGCTTCAACGTCCTCGTGCCCAGCCTCTTCAACATGTTCGGGGTGCCGGGACCGAATCACATCGGCCAGGGCGCCGACCTGCAGGCCAAGCACTCCGACAGCGAGTTTCTCGTGAAGATGGACGAGGCCTGGCACTACCTCATCGAGCGCCTGAAGTCAGACCCGGCCCGCACGGCGTGTATCGGGCATTGCCTGGGCGGCCGGCTCCTCATCCCCTTCGCGGCGGACCACCCTCAGGTGCGCGCCATCGTCCTCTACTACCCGTCCGTCCGCGATGAGCCCGAGACGTCGCACCGGCCGCGACATGCCTTCGCCCTCGCCAAGACGCTCAAGTGCGCCTCCCTGGTGTTCTGCGCGGGCAAGGACCATATCGCCACGCCCGCCATCCAGGGCCCGCTCTGGCAGAGCTTCATCGGCAACGGCCAGCTCGTGGAATGGCACTTCTTCTCAGACGCCAATCACGGCTTCCGCCATCCCGACAATGACGGCTTCCAGCCCCACTACGCCGACCTCGCCTGGCCGCTCGTGACGAGCTTCCTGGAGCGCACGGTGTGATCCATCCGGCGGCCCCGTCACGGGAGCGAGTGGATCTCGATCAGCGACGCGCTCGGGAGGGGAAAGGGAACCCTTAGCACGAGGGCCCCGTCTCGAATCGCCTCCTCCCGCTCGGGCTCGTACAGCTCGAGCCCCTGGCGCTCTTTGATGGCTCGGAGCTGGGTGTCCGTGGGATCCTGCGGGGCGTCGAGCCGCCTCCAGGCGGTGTGACTGTTGCTGTGCTTTGCGTCGACGCGCCAGTGACGGAGGCGGACCCGGCGGCTTTCGAAGGGCAAGCGCTCGACGCGAAACGTGACGTCGGTCTCCCCGGGATGGGTCAAGTACTGGTCATCGGCGTGTCGCCACGCGAGCAGGGTGACGCAATCGCCACCGTTGAAGGTGGCCAGCGCGTCGATCTCCTCGGGCATGCCGGCCTCCCCGTCATCGAGCTTTTCGAGCGGCCAGGCATGGCTCGAGGCAACGGCGAGCCGCGTGTGGCCCAGCCGGGAAAGCATCCGATAGGCGTTGAGGACCGGCTTCTCCACGCCCTGAGCCGTGAAGAGGCTCCGAGTGCCCTCGAAGAAGCGCTCACCTTCGAAATAGAAGCTCCAGGTCGTCGCCTGGTCGACGTGGGCGCCGCTCCAGTCGCTCAGATCCAGGAGCCTCTTCATCAGCTTGCACTGGAAGACCGGGAAATATTCGGTGTTCCGGTAGGCGAAGTTCGCGTTGTCGTAGACGCCCCAGTGCGCGGGAACGGAGGCGTCGCACTCGTCCACGATGCACGGGAGATCGCGAAACTGGGAATGGGCCGCCACCGCGTCCAGGGCCGCCCGCACCTCGCGCAGCATCTTGAGGCTCGAGGGGGATTGCTTCCGCGGCGCAGGGCCCCCCAGCGGTCCGTAGACCCGCCACGGGTCGAAACGCGCCCCTTTCGTGTGAAAGGAGACGAAGTCGAGAGGCACGGAGGTCTTCGCGCAGTGGGCCAGGAACCCGCGCAGGAACTCGTGGCCCCGTCTCCCGGGACCGAGATCGCCCGTGGTGGTGGGGCCGCCCACCAAGGCCTCGGGCAGCGCCGCCTTCACGGCGGCCGCCGTCACGTCGTAGAGCGCGTAGAATTCCTCGGCCGTTCCGCGCCAGTAGGAGATATCGGGCTCGTTCCACAGCTCCCACAGCCACCCGCGGACATGCGGGGCGCCGTAGCGAGCCACACAATGCTCGACGAGGGCGCGGACGAGACCGGCCCATTTCCCGTAATCCTTGGGAGGGAATGACCAGAGCCCCGCCTCGTACGGGCTCCACTGGGTGGGGCTGGGCTCGTACGCGAAGCGCGCCTCCGCGTCGTCGGGCACGAGGGCTCGCGGCGTGAAGGCGAGCTCCACCAGGGGCCGCAGCCCCGCCTCCACCACGGCGTCGTACACCTGATCGGCGATGGTGAAATCGTAGAAGGGCCGGCCGGCGGCGTCTTCGTGGTAGACGTTGCCCGCGCCCCAGTGCGGCAAGGACCACCCGATGCCGCTATTGAAGATGTAGTGGGAGCGCACGTAGTACGGCTGCTCGGCGAATTCGCCGATGACCCGGAGCGCCCTCTTGCCCGCGGGCGTCGAGGTCCAGTTGATCTCGTCGTAGCCGAAGCTGGTCCAGATCCGACGGAGGGGGCCCCCCCTGGCCCCGCCGTCGACGCGCACGGTCGCCTCGGCGATAGGAGCCTCAGAACGACGGCGAGTCTCGTCGAGCAAGTCGGTGTCGAGTCCGGACGTCGATCGCCTCGATCATGACCGACGCGATGGCGGTTTGGCGCGTCGTCTCTTCGCTCGCATAGAACGGCGGCGAGTATAGCAGAGGGCAAGCCGGCCGTGATCCGCTTGACAAGCCGTGGGCGAGCGGCCTAGGGTTGCCCAAACCTTTGCAGACAACAACTCGAGCAAATGCTTCGCCGTGTTCAAGCCCTGAGAGGCGAGAGGAGGCCGGCGTGCCCGCACCCACTCCGCAATCGACGCCCCGCCTGCACGTAGCGGACGCGCCGCCGGCAAACGGGAACGTCCCGAAGCTCGCCGGCGACATCCGACACCTCATCCCCAAGCTCGGCCTGCGCAACTACTGGTACCCCGCCATCGCGGAGAGCAAGGTCGCCCGGCGCAAGCCGGTGAAGGTCTCGATGCTCGGCGAGGAGCTGTGTCTCTTCCGCGGCACCCAGGGCGACGTCGTGGCCATCCAGGACGTCTGCCCGCACCGGGGCGCGCGCCTCAGCGAGGGCGACTGTCATTATCGCGGCACCGTCGCCTGCCCCTATCACGGCTGGGTGTTCGACGAGTCGGGCAAGAACGTCATGGTGCTGTCGGAAGGGCCAGCCTCCGGCGTGTGCGGCAAGGCCGGCACCGAGGCCAAGGCCTATCCCACGCGGACCCTCAAGGGCCTCGTCTTCGTGTGGATCGGCGAGGGCGCTCCCGCTCCTATCGAGGAGGACGTGCCCGAGGAGTTCTTCGACGCGGAGTCCCTCGTCCTCGTCGGCCAGGTCGAGTGGCGGTGCAACTGGGAGGTCGCCCTCGAGAACTCGATGGACTCGCACGTCAACTACGTTCACCGCAATGCCATCGTGGTCGCCCGCAATGGCTTCATCGCCCGTGGCGCCCAGGGCGAGCACCCCATCTTCGTGGGCAACGGCTTCGGCGGCGACGTGGCCGAGAGCAACTATCTGCGCCAGAACCCGCGGCAGGACCTCTATCCCGACGGCCGCAAGTGGCCGAAGACAACCTATCGCCGACTCTGGACCTGGCTGTCCCGGCCGCTCGCGGAGCGGGCGCGGCGTCACATTCCCTCCCCGCGCTCGGCCAAGTGGTGCGGCGGCCACCACCTGCCCGGCATGTTCCGCGCCGAGTTCGGCTGGGACCTCTACACCCGCATGTGCGTGCCCGTCGAGGAGCACCGGACCCGGGTCTGG
Encoded proteins:
- a CDS encoding 2Fe-2S iron-sulfur cluster binding domain-containing protein; protein product: MTIVVSARNGAREFECDPGEKILHAGLRSGLELPYECATGTCGTCKAWLVSGRAESEWPDAPGRRYLKSEGELLMCQCVAQGDCALDVGIPLKERETGTPAPRALGGTVRRLRRLTHDVAAFDIDLEGALDFEAGQFALLTVPGITGARAYSMVNFDPLAERLSFVVKKKPGGAVSEWLFRDGVEGTRLGLFAPLGHATFHPALRKHVLCIAGGSGIAGMMSILSLACQGGHFGDWDGHVFFGVRTARDGFFLDELEAFRARFPDRLAVTVALSDEEVPDSLAAAYPRFVFARGFVHAVAGERMKTRFADIRAYVAGPPPMVDASLRLLLREARLAPSDIRYDKFS
- a CDS encoding Rieske 2Fe-2S domain-containing protein — protein: MGQYECHVFVCTSGETCPTQADTERFVKVLRDGARQAGKQSAVRINKAGCFSQCGHGPMIVIYPDDVWYGGVQESDLEEILTSHILGGRPVERLRYNPGVAGANKMSDDDIKRAAESRAPQPEVPTQPATWKRVCGRADVPANGMKQFSVDGVDVLMVNTGDAFVACQAICPHEAVPLEQGIHDGSTLTCMEHMWQFDLKTGAPLGDAQEGLKGYRLKEEQGDLYIALEG
- a CDS encoding cupin domain-containing protein, whose protein sequence is MALRVRRVITGHDKNGRAIVKIDELSENLFTGRPGATACNVWTTEGFPVNNDGEADESLRKVGTTLKRGTIFRIIEFAPGLAARNHRTDSIDYIVVISGEIDMELDDSLVHLQAGDVMVQRGTIHNWVNRGTAPCVLAVVLIDAKSVEAGGKVLPAVG
- a CDS encoding alpha/beta fold hydrolase, coding for MAVRTRGSGPDVVLFHGGMGCWQHWIRNIEPLATRFTVHALDHPSYGASASVPRETTGKEYLDLVHRLLAEMFPGDAPLRFAGFSFGGVIAANLARRLGSRVTHLCLVSPAGFPPRTFAERPTRSYREAGDDDRLFREICRHNLLVNMLSDPASVTEDTVDIQAYCVRHTRFNSRKVSGGGTLLDDLARLEGRLRVLWGVGDDSAFRPADVLIGQIREVVGNLDLHRIPRAGHWSAYENAGEVNRLMLEFFTR
- a CDS encoding dienelactone hydrolase family protein, which encodes MRVVARKLTLDEDGIPGYVAHPEGSGPRPGVMMVHHAHGVTADYKIDAYRLAALGFNVLVPSLFNMFGVPGPNHIGQGADLQAKHSDSEFLVKMDEAWHYLIERLKSDPARTACIGHCLGGRLLIPFAADHPQVRAIVLYYPSVRDEPETSHRPRHAFALAKTLKCASLVFCAGKDHIATPAIQGPLWQSFIGNGQLVEWHFFSDANHGFRHPDNDGFQPHYADLAWPLVTSFLERTV
- a CDS encoding glycoside hydrolase, giving the protein MRVDGGARGGPLRRIWTSFGYDEINWTSTPAGKRALRVIGEFAEQPYYVRSHYIFNSGIGWSLPHWGAGNVYHEDAAGRPFYDFTIADQVYDAVVEAGLRPLVELAFTPRALVPDDAEARFAYEPSPTQWSPYEAGLWSFPPKDYGKWAGLVRALVEHCVARYGAPHVRGWLWELWNEPDISYWRGTAEEFYALYDVTAAAVKAALPEALVGGPTTTGDLGPGRRGHEFLRGFLAHCAKTSVPLDFVSFHTKGARFDPWRVYGPLGGPAPRKQSPSSLKMLREVRAALDAVAAHSQFRDLPCIVDECDASVPAHWGVYDNANFAYRNTEYFPVFQCKLMKRLLDLSDWSGAHVDQATTWSFYFEGERFFEGTRSLFTAQGVEKPVLNAYRMLSRLGHTRLAVASSHAWPLEKLDDGEAGMPEEIDALATFNGGDCVTLLAWRHADDQYLTHPGETDVTFRVERLPFESRRVRLRHWRVDAKHSNSHTAWRRLDAPQDPTDTQLRAIKERQGLELYEPEREEAIRDGALVLRVPFPLPSASLIEIHSLP